The Petropleomorpha daqingensis genome includes a window with the following:
- a CDS encoding MFS transporter — translation MQEQAPTTVRHLLLRSDFRRLLGTRLLSQFGDGVFQAALAGTVLFNPQRAANPVDVAAGFAVLLLPYSLVGPFAGVWLDRWSRRQVLLRANLLRAVLVLGVAALVLAGVGGIPFYIAGLLVFSVNRFVLAALSAGLPHTVDEPSLVSANALSTTSGAVATVVGGVAALGVLQLLGAGNGGYALVGASSAVPYVAAAAVVAGFARPYLGPDHMARSARLSAREVAVGMLAGARHAWSHKPAAAALIAISLHRLFYGFLTLMTLLLYRNTFTTESSLFPGGLVGLGEVVGAGAIGTLLAAAVTPWAVRHIGKPRWITAVLAGGGLAQLALGLPFLPMTIVAAGLALGFVAQAVKICVDTTLQEVVDDDYRGRVFSVYDTLFNVTYVVALLIGAFVLPASGISYLMLVAVGVGYALTAALYWRIS, via the coding sequence ATGCAGGAGCAGGCGCCCACGACCGTGCGCCACCTGCTCCTGCGGAGCGACTTCCGCCGACTGCTCGGCACCCGCTTGCTCTCCCAGTTCGGGGACGGCGTCTTCCAGGCCGCGCTCGCCGGCACGGTGCTGTTCAACCCGCAGCGCGCCGCGAACCCCGTGGACGTCGCCGCCGGGTTCGCCGTCCTGCTGCTGCCCTACTCGCTGGTGGGTCCGTTCGCCGGGGTGTGGCTGGACCGCTGGAGCCGGCGCCAGGTGCTGCTCCGGGCGAACCTGCTGCGCGCGGTGCTCGTGCTGGGCGTGGCCGCCCTGGTGCTGGCCGGCGTCGGCGGGATCCCGTTCTACATCGCGGGGCTGCTCGTCTTCTCGGTGAACCGGTTCGTGCTCGCCGCGCTGTCAGCGGGGCTGCCGCACACGGTGGACGAGCCGTCGCTGGTCTCGGCCAACGCGCTGTCGACGACGTCCGGCGCGGTGGCGACCGTCGTCGGGGGTGTGGCGGCGCTGGGCGTGCTGCAGCTGCTCGGGGCGGGCAACGGCGGCTACGCGCTGGTGGGGGCGTCGTCGGCGGTGCCGTACGTGGCCGCGGCCGCCGTCGTCGCCGGGTTCGCCCGCCCGTACCTCGGCCCGGACCACATGGCCCGCTCCGCGCGGCTGTCGGCCCGCGAGGTCGCCGTCGGGATGCTGGCCGGGGCGCGGCACGCGTGGTCGCACAAGCCGGCGGCCGCTGCGCTGATCGCGATCAGCCTGCACCGGCTGTTCTACGGCTTCCTGACGCTGATGACGCTGCTGCTCTACCGGAACACCTTCACGACGGAGAGCTCGCTGTTCCCGGGCGGGCTGGTCGGGCTGGGCGAGGTGGTCGGCGCGGGGGCGATCGGCACGCTGCTGGCGGCCGCGGTGACGCCCTGGGCGGTGCGGCACATCGGCAAGCCCCGGTGGATCACCGCGGTGCTCGCCGGCGGCGGCCTGGCCCAGCTCGCCCTCGGCCTGCCGTTCCTGCCGATGACCATCGTCGCCGCGGGGCTGGCCCTGGGCTTCGTGGCGCAGGCGGTGAAGATCTGCGTGGACACCACGCTGCAGGAGGTGGTCGACGACGACTACCGCGGCCGCGTGTTCTCCGTCTACGACACGCTGTTCAACGTCACCTACGTCGTGGCGCTGCTGATCGGCGCGTTCGTGCTGCCGGCGTCCGGCATCTCCTACCTCATGCTCGTCGCCGTCGGCGTCGGCTACGCCCTCACCGCCGCCCTCTACTGGCGCATCAGCTGA
- a CDS encoding CCA tRNA nucleotidyltransferase, whose translation MSAEPPSRPPHGSVPPAVQETVRELVDLSPVLTELGERFSAAGFEAHLVGGSVRDALLAAGSGAPRVPGDLDVTTDARPEQTLELLRGWAGSTWNTGIAFGTVGADVHGVRVEITTFRADRYDRESRNPEVAWGTSLEDDLARRDFTVNAMAVSLGPDRRVTDPFGGLGDLLKGQLRTPGSATESFLDDPLRMLRAVRFVAQLQLTPTDEVVAAMRDLAPELGRITPERVQVELSKTLLQDSPRAALELFVSTGLADVVLPELSALRMEIDEHHQHKDVYAHSLTVLDRAIALEKADPSAESPDLVLRLAALLHDIGKPATRRHEPGGRVSFHHHEVVGAKLVKKRLKELRYPNDVIDAVAKLTYLHLRFHGYGRGEWTDSAVRRYATDAGDLLPRLHKLVRSDCTTRNKKRAAALAATYDSLETRIAELAAQEDLNRVRPDLDGNAIMEILGIPPGREVGEAWRFLKELRLERGPLPPDEAEAELRTWWSSRNGG comes from the coding sequence GTGTCCGCAGAGCCCCCGAGTCGTCCCCCCCACGGGTCCGTGCCGCCCGCCGTGCAGGAGACCGTGCGCGAGCTGGTCGACCTGTCCCCCGTGCTGACCGAGCTGGGCGAACGCTTCAGCGCGGCCGGCTTCGAGGCGCACCTCGTCGGCGGCTCGGTACGTGATGCACTGCTCGCCGCCGGCTCCGGCGCGCCCCGCGTGCCGGGCGATCTCGACGTGACCACCGACGCCCGGCCGGAGCAGACGCTCGAGCTCCTGCGCGGCTGGGCGGGTTCCACGTGGAACACCGGGATCGCCTTCGGCACGGTGGGCGCCGACGTGCACGGCGTCCGGGTGGAGATCACCACGTTCCGCGCCGACCGGTACGACCGCGAGTCGCGCAACCCGGAGGTGGCGTGGGGGACCTCGCTCGAGGACGACCTGGCCCGCCGGGACTTCACCGTGAACGCGATGGCGGTCTCGCTCGGCCCGGACCGGCGGGTCACCGACCCGTTCGGCGGGCTCGGCGACCTGCTCAAGGGGCAGCTGCGCACACCCGGCTCGGCCACCGAGTCCTTCCTCGACGACCCGCTGCGGATGCTGCGCGCCGTCCGCTTCGTCGCGCAGCTGCAGCTCACGCCGACCGACGAGGTCGTGGCCGCGATGCGTGACTTGGCCCCGGAGCTCGGCCGGATCACCCCCGAGCGGGTGCAGGTCGAGCTGTCGAAGACCCTGCTGCAGGACTCTCCGCGCGCCGCGCTGGAGCTGTTCGTGTCGACCGGGCTGGCCGACGTCGTCCTGCCGGAGCTGTCGGCGCTGCGCATGGAGATCGACGAGCACCACCAGCACAAGGACGTCTACGCCCACTCGCTGACGGTGCTGGACCGGGCGATCGCGCTGGAGAAGGCGGACCCGTCGGCCGAGTCGCCGGACCTGGTGCTGCGCCTGGCCGCGCTGCTGCACGACATCGGGAAGCCGGCGACGCGGCGGCACGAGCCCGGCGGGCGGGTCTCCTTCCACCACCACGAGGTGGTCGGCGCCAAGCTGGTGAAGAAGCGCCTCAAGGAGCTGCGCTACCCGAACGACGTCATCGACGCGGTGGCGAAGCTGACGTACCTCCACCTGCGGTTCCACGGATACGGCCGCGGCGAGTGGACCGACTCCGCCGTCCGCCGGTACGCCACCGACGCCGGCGACCTGCTGCCCCGGCTGCACAAGCTGGTGCGCTCGGACTGCACGACGCGGAACAAGAAGCGGGCCGCGGCGCTGGCGGCGACCTACGACTCGCTCGAGACCCGCATCGCCGAGCTCGCGGCGCAGGAGGACCTGAACAGGGTCCGCCCGGACCTCGACGGCAACGCGATCATGGAGATCTTGGGCATCCCACCCGGCCGGGAGGTCGGGGAGGCGTGGCGCTTCCTCAAGGAGCTGCGCCTCGAGCGCGGGCCGCTGCCGCCCGACGAGGCCGAGGCCGAACTCCGCACCTGGTGGTCCTCCCGCAACGGAGGCTGA
- a CDS encoding NUDIX hydrolase produces the protein MAGTGGRGRPGRRLRRVDETSAGGLVVADDGVNEPRAALIGRTDRRGRLLWSLPKGHIEEGETPEDTAVREVAEETGIIGEVVAPLGIIDFWFVAEGRRVHKTVHHFLLRAIGGALSDADIEVTEVAWVPLSELSSRLAYADERALVERAPALLADSA, from the coding sequence ATGGCTGGGACGGGCGGACGCGGGCGCCCCGGCCGCCGGCTGCGCCGGGTCGACGAGACCTCCGCCGGGGGCCTGGTGGTCGCCGACGACGGGGTCAACGAGCCCCGCGCCGCCCTCATCGGCCGCACCGACCGCCGCGGCCGCCTCCTCTGGTCGCTGCCCAAGGGGCACATCGAGGAGGGCGAGACCCCGGAGGACACGGCCGTCCGCGAGGTGGCGGAGGAGACCGGGATCATCGGCGAGGTCGTGGCCCCGCTCGGGATCATCGACTTCTGGTTCGTCGCCGAGGGCCGCCGGGTGCACAAGACGGTGCACCACTTCCTGCTCCGCGCGATCGGTGGCGCACTCTCCGATGCCGACATCGAGGTGACCGAGGTCGCCTGGGTCCCCCTCTCGGAGCTCTCCTCCCGGCTGGCCTACGCCGACGAGCGAGCACTGGTCGAGCGGGCACCCGCCCTGCTGGCCGACAGCGCGTGA
- a CDS encoding DUF6049 family protein, with protein MSSSAAGSAPADGRRRPGLRSVLASAAVCLAALGGSVVGAPHAQAAPDDDTRHDRPISIEVSRLEPRSVVPGAVITVSGVLTNTGDQTVTDLGVRLQRGEVLTTRAELAAADTAADPDTTVVPPFQDYDGSIGPGRSMQFTYTIPTASLQLTQDGVYPVLLNVNGTTGGGDRQRLGELSTYLVQQPALPTGRTTVAWLWPLVERSHRDASGDFVDDGLAGSVRSGGRLDRALSVVEELPRTTPVGGGNPTPSVPVTLAVDPALVEELETMAAGPYAVAGKEDAGKGTDDAAAFLQRLRAVAAVHPVVALPYGDVDADSLQTAGLGAVLTRSLPEAGTASAGGEGQGAGARILADALGVEPGTDVAWVADGAVHPETLAALQNGGAKQVVLDAGALSEGTRAVGLRGSSAAARTSVALSSGPMDALVADPTLGALGGSTEKTAGGVRIAEQRYLAELSVLALQAPADPAQAPSVLIAPPREVGADPDGVRQMMSDTAELPWLRAASVEDLTTGPSSDAGTLVAAGTTALDGSGLADVAAAVASRDDLAGAVVGDADSALAPEDAALSRATSVAWRTDPAGFRDAAQDVRTTIGEQRDRVTLLAPADGTYSLASSDAPLVLTVRNDLPFTVRVLLQLRTRGNVGLSIDDIGPQELAPGERTVLQVPTHVRQSGRFAVTASLTTPSGGPLGDRVTFQVKSTAYGSISLIITIGAAVLLGLLFLRRLIRFLMRRRRGGPPSDGGPEPAPEGAAVPVPPTRSPV; from the coding sequence GTGAGCTCGTCGGCTGCCGGCAGCGCTCCCGCCGACGGCCGCCGCCGGCCGGGACTCCGCAGCGTGCTGGCGTCCGCAGCTGTCTGCCTCGCGGCACTCGGCGGCAGCGTCGTCGGCGCACCGCACGCGCAGGCGGCCCCGGACGACGACACCCGTCACGACCGCCCGATCAGCATCGAGGTGAGCCGGCTCGAGCCGCGCAGCGTCGTCCCGGGCGCCGTGATCACCGTCAGCGGCGTGCTCACCAACACCGGCGACCAGACGGTGACCGACCTCGGCGTGCGGCTGCAGCGCGGCGAGGTGCTGACCACGCGCGCGGAGCTGGCGGCCGCCGACACCGCCGCCGACCCGGACACCACCGTCGTCCCGCCCTTCCAGGACTACGACGGCAGCATCGGCCCCGGCAGGTCGATGCAGTTCACCTACACGATCCCGACCGCCAGCCTCCAGCTCACCCAGGACGGCGTCTACCCGGTCCTGCTCAACGTCAACGGCACCACGGGCGGCGGCGACCGCCAGCGCCTCGGCGAGCTGTCCACCTACCTCGTCCAGCAGCCGGCCCTCCCCACGGGGCGGACGACGGTCGCCTGGCTGTGGCCGCTGGTCGAGCGCAGCCACCGCGACGCCTCCGGGGACTTCGTCGACGACGGCCTGGCCGGGTCGGTTCGCTCCGGCGGCCGGCTGGACCGCGCGCTGTCGGTCGTCGAGGAGCTCCCCCGCACCACCCCGGTCGGTGGGGGCAACCCGACGCCGAGCGTGCCGGTGACCCTGGCCGTCGACCCGGCCCTCGTCGAGGAGCTGGAGACCATGGCCGCCGGCCCGTACGCCGTCGCCGGCAAGGAGGACGCCGGGAAGGGGACGGACGACGCCGCGGCGTTCCTCCAGCGGCTACGGGCGGTCGCCGCCGTCCACCCGGTCGTCGCCCTGCCCTACGGCGACGTCGACGCCGACTCCCTGCAGACCGCGGGCCTCGGCGCGGTGCTCACCCGGAGCCTGCCGGAGGCGGGCACCGCGTCGGCCGGTGGCGAGGGCCAGGGGGCGGGGGCGCGGATCCTCGCCGACGCGCTCGGCGTCGAGCCCGGCACCGACGTCGCCTGGGTCGCCGACGGCGCCGTCCACCCGGAGACCCTCGCCGCGCTGCAGAACGGCGGAGCGAAGCAGGTCGTCCTCGACGCCGGCGCGCTCAGCGAGGGCACCCGGGCCGTCGGCCTGCGGGGCAGCAGTGCCGCCGCCCGCACCAGCGTCGCGCTGAGCAGCGGCCCGATGGACGCGCTGGTCGCCGACCCCACCCTGGGCGCGCTGGGCGGCTCGACCGAGAAGACCGCCGGAGGGGTGCGCATCGCCGAGCAGCGCTACCTCGCCGAGCTGTCGGTGCTCGCGCTGCAGGCCCCCGCCGACCCGGCGCAGGCGCCGTCGGTCCTCATCGCCCCGCCGCGCGAGGTCGGGGCCGACCCGGACGGCGTCCGCCAGATGATGTCCGACACCGCCGAACTGCCGTGGCTGCGCGCCGCCTCGGTCGAGGACCTCACCACCGGGCCGTCGAGCGACGCCGGGACGCTGGTCGCCGCCGGGACGACGGCCCTGGACGGGAGCGGTCTGGCCGACGTCGCCGCCGCGGTCGCCTCCCGCGACGACCTCGCCGGCGCCGTCGTCGGGGACGCCGACAGCGCGCTGGCCCCCGAGGACGCCGCGCTCTCCCGTGCCACGTCCGTGGCCTGGCGCACCGACCCGGCCGGTTTCCGCGACGCCGCCCAGGACGTGCGGACGACGATCGGCGAGCAGCGCGACCGGGTCACCCTGCTGGCACCCGCCGACGGCACCTACAGCCTCGCCTCCAGCGACGCCCCGCTCGTGCTGACCGTCCGCAACGACCTGCCGTTCACCGTCCGCGTGCTGCTGCAGCTGCGCACCCGCGGCAACGTGGGCCTGTCCATCGACGACATCGGCCCGCAGGAGCTGGCCCCGGGGGAGCGGACGGTGCTGCAGGTCCCCACGCACGTCCGCCAGTCCGGCCGGTTCGCGGTGACCGCGTCGCTGACCACGCCGAGCGGCGGCCCGCTGGGGGACCGCGTGACGTTCCAGGTCAAGAGCACCGCGTACGGCTCGATCTCCCTGATCATCACGATCGGTGCGGCCGTGCTGCTCGGGCTGCTGTTCCTCCGCCGGCTGATCCGGTTCCTGATGCGCCGCCGGCGCGGCGGGCCGCCGTCCGACGGCGGGCCGGAGCCCGCGCCCGAGGGCGCGGCCGTGCCGGTTCCGCCCACCAGGAGCCCGGTGTGA
- the murJ gene encoding murein biosynthesis integral membrane protein MurJ, protein MSAEQQPVEEAPVRDEDGGRPLPPVPPAAPRATPRGPAPLPPPPYKEAPPPSVPSAGALGGSPPPPVPGPATPVLPPPPYPPAQQAQPAPRRLPTPPVPPPPPPAARRRFVPHPDDEFTQLIPVLPPVPRVAAEAAALEEREGAPGASRGILRAAGTMAVATLVSRVTGLLRTMVLVAALGVTLVNDAYNTANTLPNIVYELLLGGVLTSVVVPLLVHAQERDRDGGAGYAQRLATLAIAGLSVITVVAVIAAPALTWLYGIRGEQVDLANWLARLLLIEIVFYGIGALATAILNSRDVFGPPAWAPVLNNVVVIATGLLFIAASGPGDLTPLTITSGQVWLLGIGTTLGIAVQALVLLPLLPKAGVPLRPRWGLKNTGLREAGTLGLWVIGYVAVSQVGVVVATNVANAAGRHGGLGSAAFATASLLFQMPYGIIGVALLTALLPRMSRAASRHDVPGVVSDLALGTRLSALGLLPVTAGLIVLGPPLAAVVFARGNTTVEEARGIGEALAIGAFGLLPMAITLLQLRVFYAMKDARTPTLIQVGMVAVRVPLLLLVPVVVGPEHVVAGLMFVTSVTYVAGWVLGDVALRRVLGAVRTRETLAPVLRIAGVSAAAGLLGWAVVALLGHVLGTSVAGSLGTLLVGTVVIGVAVAAGFVVARVPEVREPLEAVRARFGRGRS, encoded by the coding sequence GTGAGCGCCGAGCAGCAGCCGGTCGAGGAGGCACCGGTGCGCGACGAGGACGGCGGCCGCCCGCTGCCACCCGTCCCGCCGGCCGCGCCGCGCGCGACGCCACGGGGCCCGGCTCCCCTGCCGCCACCGCCGTACAAGGAGGCACCGCCGCCGTCGGTCCCGTCGGCCGGGGCGCTGGGCGGGAGCCCGCCGCCGCCCGTCCCGGGTCCGGCGACGCCGGTGCTGCCGCCGCCTCCGTACCCGCCGGCGCAGCAGGCCCAGCCGGCTCCTCGCCGGCTGCCCACGCCGCCCGTCCCGCCGCCCCCGCCGCCGGCCGCCCGGCGGCGGTTCGTGCCGCACCCGGACGACGAGTTCACCCAGCTCATCCCGGTCCTGCCGCCGGTGCCGCGCGTCGCCGCCGAGGCCGCGGCGCTCGAGGAGCGGGAGGGTGCGCCCGGTGCCAGCCGCGGCATCCTCCGCGCCGCGGGGACCATGGCCGTGGCCACGCTGGTCTCCCGCGTGACCGGCCTGCTGCGGACGATGGTGCTCGTCGCGGCGCTGGGCGTGACGCTGGTCAACGACGCCTACAACACCGCCAACACGCTGCCCAACATCGTGTACGAGCTGCTGCTCGGGGGCGTGCTCACCTCGGTCGTCGTCCCTCTGCTGGTGCACGCCCAGGAACGCGACCGCGACGGCGGGGCCGGCTACGCGCAACGGCTGGCGACCCTCGCCATCGCGGGGCTGTCCGTCATCACCGTGGTCGCGGTGATCGCCGCCCCGGCCCTGACCTGGCTGTACGGCATCCGCGGCGAGCAGGTCGACCTGGCCAACTGGCTGGCCCGGCTGCTGCTGATCGAGATCGTCTTCTACGGCATCGGTGCGCTGGCGACGGCGATCCTCAACTCCCGCGACGTGTTCGGGCCGCCGGCGTGGGCGCCGGTGCTCAACAACGTCGTCGTCATCGCGACCGGCCTGCTGTTCATCGCGGCGAGCGGACCGGGCGACCTGACCCCGCTCACCATCACCTCGGGCCAGGTGTGGCTGCTCGGCATCGGCACCACGCTGGGCATCGCCGTGCAGGCCCTGGTGCTGCTGCCGCTGCTGCCGAAGGCCGGCGTCCCGCTGCGCCCGCGCTGGGGGCTGAAGAACACCGGTCTGCGCGAGGCGGGCACCCTCGGCCTCTGGGTGATCGGCTACGTCGCGGTCAGCCAGGTCGGCGTCGTCGTCGCGACCAACGTGGCCAACGCCGCCGGTCGCCACGGCGGCCTCGGATCGGCCGCGTTCGCCACGGCGAGCCTGCTGTTCCAGATGCCCTACGGGATCATCGGCGTCGCCCTGCTGACGGCGCTGCTGCCGCGGATGAGCCGGGCGGCCTCCCGCCACGACGTCCCCGGCGTCGTCTCCGACCTCGCGCTGGGCACCCGCCTGTCGGCGCTCGGCCTGCTGCCGGTGACCGCGGGGCTGATCGTCCTCGGCCCGCCGCTGGCCGCCGTCGTCTTCGCCCGCGGCAACACCACGGTCGAGGAGGCGCGCGGGATCGGCGAGGCCCTCGCGATCGGTGCGTTCGGGCTGCTGCCGATGGCGATCACGCTGCTGCAGCTGCGCGTCTTCTACGCGATGAAGGACGCCCGCACGCCCACGCTCATCCAGGTCGGCATGGTCGCCGTCCGGGTGCCGCTGCTCCTGCTGGTGCCGGTCGTGGTCGGGCCCGAGCACGTCGTGGCCGGGCTCATGTTCGTCACCAGCGTCACGTACGTGGCCGGGTGGGTGCTGGGGGACGTCGCCCTGCGGCGGGTCCTCGGCGCCGTCCGGACCCGGGAGACCCTCGCCCCGGTGCTGCGGATCGCCGGCGTGTCGGCGGCCGCCGGCCTGCTGGGCTGGGCGGTCGTCGCCCTGCTCGGTCACGTTTTGGGTACATCGGTGGCAGGCTCGCTCGGAACTCTCCTGGTCGGTACCGTGGTCATCGGCGTCGCGGTTGCTGCAGGCTTCGTGGTCGCCCGTGTCCCCGAGGTCCGGGAGCCGCTCGAAGCGGTCCGGGCGCGGTTCGGCCGCGGGCGGTCGTGA
- a CDS encoding protein kinase family protein, which translates to MTSTVTGLPDRYRPLDQVGGDEPTPTGVIRSWRAKDRVLNRDVAIRVHTPGGPAAHAWIARALTAGGLATPALAMVYDAAEGSEDVDAPGSAAYVVNEWIDGETLADRLQRGPLPEREARTVIRRLAEGVAEAHRVGLAVGGLTPEHVVLRPNGLVGLRAVPAATGTVQGDITALGGLLEACLGGAQAVEAAGRGPRRGVGVPPDLAALVRRARSTEPGQGLSSVAAMVSLLNERPRTSPSSSLSSSDRGESENWLRRLRTQQDAGAPATEQADLPAAPAAAPIASEPPAPTVSVDAPVRLDPHTFPPVPLPVRPVPQTGPAYVAAEPWTSTSDDLDAVLHDEGWSDAGYRSQPYTDTGSTDLAETEEPGARRRVAFIGVSVLALAVVIALAWWIGTNVLTVADSVDERQGSTPPAGSSSSAQSSSASAQPGAPIAIVSADVYDPQGDGEPENDREVPLSYDNDPSTSWSTLEYRGSPAFGNLKDGVGILYDLGSDQNIAGVTLTTTTPGIAVDVRTGEDPKGDLDSYAVGASGKVDGTTDLTFDKPAKARFVLVWVTGLVPSEGGFQGNLAEVVVHAAR; encoded by the coding sequence ATGACCTCCACGGTCACCGGCCTGCCCGACCGCTATCGACCCCTGGACCAGGTGGGCGGCGACGAGCCGACGCCCACCGGCGTCATCCGCTCCTGGCGGGCGAAGGACCGCGTGCTCAACCGCGACGTGGCGATCCGGGTGCACACCCCCGGCGGCCCTGCGGCGCACGCCTGGATCGCCCGCGCGCTGACCGCCGGTGGCCTGGCCACCCCGGCGCTGGCGATGGTCTACGACGCCGCCGAGGGCAGCGAGGACGTCGACGCCCCCGGGAGCGCGGCCTACGTCGTCAACGAGTGGATCGACGGCGAGACCCTCGCCGACCGGCTGCAGCGCGGACCTCTGCCCGAGCGCGAGGCGCGCACCGTCATCCGCCGGCTGGCCGAGGGCGTCGCCGAGGCGCACCGCGTCGGCCTCGCCGTCGGCGGCCTCACCCCGGAGCACGTCGTCCTCCGGCCGAACGGCCTGGTGGGCCTGCGGGCGGTGCCGGCGGCCACGGGCACCGTGCAGGGCGACATCACCGCGCTCGGCGGGCTGCTCGAGGCGTGCCTGGGCGGCGCGCAGGCCGTCGAGGCGGCCGGCCGCGGCCCCCGTCGCGGCGTCGGCGTGCCCCCGGACCTGGCCGCGCTGGTCCGCCGCGCCCGCTCCACCGAGCCCGGCCAGGGCCTGTCCAGCGTGGCGGCCATGGTCTCGCTGCTCAACGAGCGGCCGCGCACGTCCCCCTCGTCGTCGCTGTCGTCCTCCGACCGCGGTGAGTCGGAGAACTGGCTGCGCCGCCTGCGCACCCAGCAGGACGCCGGCGCGCCCGCCACGGAGCAGGCCGACCTGCCCGCCGCTCCGGCCGCCGCTCCGATCGCTTCGGAGCCGCCCGCCCCGACCGTGAGCGTCGACGCGCCGGTCCGGCTCGACCCGCACACCTTCCCGCCGGTGCCGCTCCCGGTCCGGCCGGTGCCGCAGACCGGGCCCGCCTACGTCGCGGCCGAGCCGTGGACGTCGACCTCCGACGACCTGGACGCCGTCCTCCACGACGAGGGCTGGAGCGACGCCGGGTACCGCTCGCAGCCCTACACCGACACCGGGAGCACCGACCTCGCCGAGACCGAGGAGCCGGGCGCCCGCCGCCGGGTCGCGTTCATCGGCGTCTCGGTCCTCGCGCTGGCCGTGGTGATCGCCCTGGCCTGGTGGATCGGCACGAACGTGCTCACCGTGGCCGACTCGGTCGACGAGCGCCAGGGCAGCACGCCCCCGGCGGGTTCCTCGTCGTCCGCGCAGAGCTCCAGCGCATCGGCGCAGCCCGGCGCGCCGATCGCCATCGTCAGCGCCGACGTGTACGACCCGCAGGGCGACGGCGAGCCGGAGAACGACCGCGAGGTCCCGCTCAGCTACGACAACGACCCGTCGACCTCGTGGTCGACGCTGGAGTACCGGGGCTCGCCGGCGTTCGGCAACCTCAAGGACGGCGTCGGCATCCTGTACGACCTCGGCAGCGACCAGAACATCGCCGGCGTGACGCTCACCACCACCACGCCGGGCATCGCGGTCGACGTCCGCACCGGCGAGGACCCGAAGGGCGATCTGGACAGCTACGCGGTCGGGGCCAGCGGCAAGGTCGACGGCACCACCGACCTGACCTTCGACAAGCCCGCCAAGGCGCGGTTCGTCCTGGTCTGGGTCACCGGGCTGGTGCCGAGCGAGGGCGGCTTCCAGGGCAACCTGGCCGAGGTCGTCGTCCACGCCGCGCGCTGA
- the trxB gene encoding thioredoxin-disulfide reductase, with protein MPPVTNSSPTPGPAVETDPANPGIPPAEQDGVRDLIIIGSGPAGYTAAIYAARANLHPLVFEGSQFGGALMTTTEVENFPGFPEGIQGPQLMDDLRNQAERFGAELEPRDVSEVDLTATPKVVKVGDEVHLAHAVIVATGSKYRYLGLDNEQRLLGRGVSACATCDGFFFRDQDIIVVGGGDSAMEEATFLTRFAKSVTVVHRRSELRASKIMQKRAQDNEKIRWQLGKQVTDVLGGDTVSGVRLTDVESGSTEELPVSGVFVAIGHDPRSELFAGQLKLDDAGYIQVEHPTTRTNIDGVFAAGDVVDHIYRQAITSAGTGAAAAIDAERWLAETFDER; from the coding sequence GTGCCGCCCGTGACGAACTCCTCGCCGACTCCCGGCCCTGCGGTCGAGACCGACCCTGCCAACCCCGGCATCCCGCCGGCCGAGCAGGACGGCGTCCGCGACCTGATCATCATCGGGTCCGGGCCGGCCGGCTACACCGCTGCGATCTACGCCGCCCGGGCCAACCTGCACCCGCTGGTCTTCGAGGGCTCGCAGTTCGGCGGCGCGCTGATGACCACCACCGAGGTGGAGAACTTCCCCGGCTTCCCCGAGGGCATCCAGGGTCCCCAGCTGATGGACGACCTGCGCAACCAGGCCGAGCGCTTCGGCGCCGAGCTGGAGCCGCGCGACGTCAGCGAGGTCGACCTCACCGCGACGCCGAAGGTCGTCAAGGTCGGCGACGAGGTGCACCTCGCGCACGCCGTCATCGTCGCCACCGGCTCCAAGTACCGGTACCTCGGCCTGGACAACGAGCAGCGGCTGCTCGGCCGCGGCGTGTCCGCGTGCGCCACCTGCGACGGCTTCTTCTTCCGCGACCAGGACATCATCGTCGTGGGCGGCGGCGACTCCGCGATGGAGGAGGCCACCTTCCTCACCCGCTTCGCGAAGAGCGTCACCGTCGTCCACCGCCGCAGCGAGCTGCGCGCCTCGAAGATCATGCAGAAGCGCGCCCAGGACAACGAGAAGATCCGCTGGCAGCTCGGCAAGCAGGTCACCGACGTCCTCGGCGGCGACACCGTCTCCGGTGTCCGGCTGACCGACGTCGAGAGCGGCAGCACCGAGGAGCTTCCCGTCTCCGGGGTGTTCGTGGCGATCGGCCACGACCCGCGCAGCGAGCTCTTCGCCGGCCAGCTGAAGCTCGACGACGCCGGCTACATCCAGGTGGAGCACCCGACGACGCGCACCAACATCGACGGCGTCTTCGCCGCCGGGGACGTCGTCGACCACATCTACCGCCAGGCCATCACCTCGGCGGGCACCGGCGCCGCCGCGGCCATCGACGCCGAGCGCTGGCTGGCCGAGACCTTCGACGAGCGCTGA
- the trxA gene encoding thioredoxin has translation MAGNTKTVTDATFATDVLGSDKPVLVDFWAEWCGPCKMVAPVLEEIAAEHADKLTIAKLNIDENPQIARDYQVMSIPTMTVFQGGKPVKSIIGAKPKGAILSDLADYIG, from the coding sequence ATGGCAGGCAACACCAAGACGGTGACCGACGCGACCTTCGCGACCGACGTCCTCGGCAGCGACAAGCCGGTGCTGGTGGACTTCTGGGCGGAGTGGTGCGGCCCCTGCAAGATGGTCGCCCCCGTCCTCGAGGAGATCGCGGCCGAGCACGCGGACAAGCTGACGATCGCCAAGCTGAACATCGACGAGAACCCGCAGATCGCCCGTGACTACCAGGTCATGTCGATCCCGACGATGACCGTGTTCCAGGGCGGCAAGCCGGTGAAGAGCATCATCGGCGCCAAGCCGAAGGGCGCGATCCTCTCCGACCTGGCCGACTACATCGGCTGA